The following proteins are co-located in the Mesorhizobium sp. M1E.F.Ca.ET.045.02.1.1 genome:
- a CDS encoding MucR family transcriptional regulator gives MADATVNLIEVTADIVSAYVSKNPVPVASLPELISSVNSSLSKIRQLTEPEKQAQAPAVNPKRSVFPDYIICLEDGKKFKSLKRHLGVHYGLTPDEYREKWGLKSDYPMVAPNYAAARSEMAKAIGLGRKAPPAKKAATKRKAKAR, from the coding sequence TTGGCCGACGCGACCGTCAATCTGATCGAGGTAACCGCAGATATCGTTTCCGCTTACGTCAGCAAGAATCCGGTACCCGTCGCGTCTTTGCCGGAACTGATTTCCAGCGTGAATTCGTCACTCTCGAAAATCCGCCAACTAACCGAACCCGAGAAGCAGGCCCAGGCTCCGGCAGTCAATCCGAAGAGGTCGGTGTTCCCCGACTACATCATTTGCCTCGAGGATGGGAAGAAATTCAAATCACTGAAGCGCCATCTCGGCGTTCATTATGGGCTAACGCCCGACGAGTATCGCGAGAAGTGGGGATTAAAGTCGGACTACCCTATGGTGGCGCCGAACTATGCGGCTGCGCGGTCGGAAATGGCTAAGGCAATAGGTCTGGGCCGGAAGGCCCCACCAGCGAAGAAGGCTGCCACCAAGCGGAAAGCGAAGGCTCGCTAG